A window of the Syntrophothermus lipocalidus DSM 12680 genome harbors these coding sequences:
- the pheS gene encoding phenylalanine--tRNA ligase subunit alpha, translating to MRERLEDLRREAEEAIAGASSLNEVKEVRVRFLGRKGEITQVLRGIKDLPEAERVTVGKIANELKLRLETLLEDKLEQLKQAEEKLRLYRECIDVTLPGIPVNAGSKHPLTQILEDIEEVFTTMGFEIAEGPEIELDYYNFEALNIPPDHPARDMQDSFYVTDQVLLRTHTSPVQVRTMERKRPALPVRIIAPGTVYRRDDDATHSPMFHQVEGLVIDRGITFADLKGTLMLFARQLFGEDRKVRFRPSFFPFTEPSAEMDISCGSCGGEGCRVCSGTGWLEILGAGMVHPKVLSMSGYDPEEATGFAFGLGIERIAMLKFGIRDLRLFFDNDVRFLKQF from the coding sequence TTGAGAGAAAGGCTGGAAGATCTAAGACGAGAAGCAGAGGAGGCTATTGCCGGCGCTTCGAGTCTAAACGAAGTAAAGGAGGTCAGGGTGAGGTTTCTCGGGCGCAAAGGGGAAATAACCCAGGTTTTGCGGGGGATCAAGGACTTACCGGAGGCCGAGCGGGTGACGGTGGGAAAGATTGCTAATGAGCTGAAACTTCGCTTGGAAACTTTGTTAGAAGACAAGCTGGAACAATTGAAACAGGCGGAAGAAAAGCTTCGGTTATACAGGGAATGCATTGATGTGACGTTACCTGGAATCCCGGTAAACGCCGGGAGCAAACACCCTCTTACCCAAATTCTGGAAGATATTGAGGAAGTATTCACTACCATGGGATTTGAGATAGCGGAAGGGCCGGAAATAGAGCTAGACTACTATAATTTTGAGGCTTTGAACATTCCTCCCGACCATCCGGCTCGTGACATGCAGGATTCTTTCTATGTCACGGATCAAGTGCTCCTCAGAACTCACACCTCGCCGGTGCAGGTGCGCACGATGGAGCGGAAGAGACCGGCGCTTCCGGTGCGTATTATCGCTCCGGGGACGGTTTACCGTCGTGACGACGATGCTACCCATTCCCCGATGTTTCACCAGGTCGAAGGACTAGTCATAGACCGAGGGATAACGTTTGCGGATCTTAAAGGCACCTTGATGTTGTTTGCCCGTCAGTTATTTGGTGAGGACCGCAAGGTAAGATTCCGTCCCAGCTTTTTTCCTTTTACCGAGCCGAGTGCGGAAATGGACATTTCCTGTGGAAGCTGTGGGGGCGAGGGGTGCCGTGTTTGTTCGGGAACCGGCTGGTTAGAAATACTGGGCGCGGGGATGGTACATCCGAAGGTGTTATCCATGTCCGGATATGACCCGGAAGAAGCGACCGGCTTTGCGTTTGGGTTGGGCATCGAGAGGATTGCCATGCTAAAGTTTGGGATCAGAGACTTGCGATTGTTTTTTGACAATGACGTGCGTTTTCTCAAACAGTTTTAG
- a CDS encoding TrmH family RNA methyltransferase, translating to MITSRRNALIKYASRLLERKARDREGKFLVEGVRMVREAMKRPELVEYVLVACDVTGEMEEEFWRDAASVYRIRPELVKEITDTENPSGIVAVCRKPVWDWESIPESDGLILIVDNLRDPGNLGTILRTAWAAGVDAVFLLKGTVDMYNPKVIRSSMGAVFHFPVFERVGNDEVRELCHRGYRLVVADPKASLVFTDADYYGNVAVVIGGETAGISAVFEELPASRVRIPLREGVDSLNAAVACGIILYEAWSQRHLVRENTSMI from the coding sequence ATGATAACTTCGCGGCGTAACGCGCTCATCAAGTACGCGTCTCGATTATTAGAACGCAAAGCTAGGGACAGAGAGGGAAAGTTCCTGGTTGAAGGGGTACGCATGGTAAGAGAGGCCATGAAAAGGCCGGAACTGGTTGAGTATGTACTGGTTGCTTGTGATGTAACTGGTGAAATGGAGGAAGAGTTCTGGCGAGATGCCGCCTCGGTTTATAGAATTAGACCGGAATTGGTAAAGGAAATAACCGACACTGAAAACCCGTCCGGAATCGTGGCTGTTTGTCGCAAGCCAGTTTGGGACTGGGAAAGCATTCCCGAGTCGGACGGATTAATCTTGATTGTCGATAACCTTAGGGATCCCGGCAACTTGGGTACTATCCTGCGTACAGCCTGGGCAGCCGGGGTGGATGCGGTTTTTCTTTTAAAGGGCACGGTTGATATGTATAATCCTAAAGTAATACGGTCCAGCATGGGAGCGGTGTTTCATTTCCCCGTTTTTGAAAGGGTTGGGAACGATGAAGTTAGAGAGCTTTGCCACCGGGGGTATCGCCTAGTAGTAGCCGACCCGAAGGCATCGTTGGTATTCACCGACGCCGATTATTATGGGAATGTGGCGGTAGTTATAGGTGGCGAAACAGCCGGGATCAGCGCGGTTTTTGAAGAGTTGCCGGCATCGAGGGTAAGGATTCCTCTCCGTGAGGGCGTGGACTCGCTCAACGCGGCCGTTGCCTGCGGCATAATTCTTTATGAAGCCTGGAGCCAGCGCCACCTTGTACGCGAAAATACCAGTATGATATAA
- a CDS encoding potassium channel family protein has protein sequence MGKRQFAVIGLGRFGTSVALTLAEMGFEVMGIDRNEELVENVKDYITYAVCADVHEEKVLESLGIRNFDVVIVAIGDDLQASILITLILKEMGIEHVVVKAVNDIHGKVLEKVGADKVVFPERDMGMRLAHYLARANILDFIEISEEYSLIEAKVPAKMVDKTLREIDLRSKYGVSVLAIKRGHQVIVSPPADQRLSASDVLILVGGNRELDRFSRM, from the coding sequence TTGGGTAAGAGACAATTTGCCGTTATCGGTCTCGGTAGGTTCGGTACGAGCGTGGCCCTCACGCTTGCGGAAATGGGCTTCGAAGTTATGGGAATAGACAGAAACGAAGAACTGGTAGAAAACGTTAAAGACTATATCACCTATGCAGTGTGTGCTGACGTTCATGAGGAAAAAGTGCTGGAGTCCTTAGGAATTAGGAATTTTGACGTGGTTATAGTAGCCATAGGCGATGACCTTCAGGCTAGCATTCTTATTACCCTGATTTTGAAAGAGATGGGGATCGAGCACGTTGTCGTAAAGGCTGTCAATGACATTCACGGCAAAGTTTTAGAGAAGGTGGGGGCGGACAAGGTGGTATTTCCAGAAAGAGACATGGGGATGCGTCTTGCTCACTACCTGGCTCGGGCTAATATCTTAGACTTTATTGAGATCTCTGAGGAATACAGCCTCATCGAAGCCAAGGTTCCGGCCAAAATGGTGGATAAGACCCTGCGGGAAATCGACCTGCGGTCGAAATACGGAGTCAGCGTTTTAGCTATCAAGAGGGGACATCAAGTAATAGTTTCTCCTCCCGCCGACCAGCGATTGAGTGCCAGCGACGTTCTTATTTTGGTGGGCGGGAACCGCGAGTTGGACCGGTTTTCCAGGATGTGA
- a CDS encoding TrkH family potassium uptake protein — translation MLVKNNGVWKLSPAKLVVLGFAAVIFVGSVLLTLPAAVAGARDNSYVDALFTATSAVCVTGLVVVDTGTFYSRFGQVIILLLIQVGGLGIVTVASIYAFLLRKRIGLRERLVMKEALNVESLGGIVRLVRAILLMTFLIEGVGALLLTLTLWNYFGFGKALYYGVFHAVSAFCNAGFDLFGREFYQYCSLIPFRHDWRVLGIIGSMILLGGLGFPVLVDLRRQRRFKTLSLHSKVVLITTGLLIILGCFLFWGIERDGVLQGTGVFKSMVNSLFMSITPRTAGYTSVDVAKLEPSTLLVLTVLMFIGASPVSTGGGIKTATMAVLVMAVYSRLRGRFDTEAFGRRIDSEIVYRALTVAVLSALLVGIGIIVLSLVCQVDIMKLIFEAVSAFGTVGLSTGITPQLNTGSKVILIVLMFAGRLGPLTLAFSLLQQERKETARYPRGNVIIG, via the coding sequence GTGTTGGTTAAGAACAATGGCGTTTGGAAGTTATCTCCGGCCAAGCTTGTGGTTCTCGGATTTGCGGCCGTGATCTTCGTAGGCTCTGTTCTCTTAACCTTACCGGCGGCCGTGGCGGGGGCACGGGACAACTCTTATGTCGATGCTCTGTTCACAGCGACTTCGGCCGTGTGTGTTACCGGGCTGGTCGTCGTAGATACAGGGACTTTTTACTCCCGTTTTGGACAAGTAATTATACTCTTGCTGATTCAAGTGGGCGGTTTGGGTATAGTAACGGTTGCCAGCATATACGCCTTTCTTCTGCGCAAACGTATAGGCCTTAGGGAACGCCTGGTTATGAAGGAAGCGCTTAATGTGGAGAGCCTAGGGGGTATAGTCCGTTTAGTCAGGGCCATTTTGTTAATGACTTTTCTTATCGAGGGCGTCGGCGCTTTGTTACTTACTCTTACTCTGTGGAACTATTTTGGTTTTGGCAAGGCCTTATATTACGGGGTGTTCCACGCTGTTTCCGCTTTCTGTAACGCGGGGTTCGATTTGTTCGGGCGGGAGTTTTATCAGTACTGTAGCTTGATTCCGTTTCGTCATGACTGGCGGGTGTTAGGCATAATAGGCAGCATGATTCTTCTGGGAGGATTAGGATTTCCAGTCCTGGTTGATCTGCGGAGGCAGAGACGTTTTAAGACTTTGAGCCTGCACAGCAAGGTTGTGCTCATAACTACCGGCTTGCTAATAATACTAGGTTGTTTCTTGTTTTGGGGAATTGAACGTGACGGCGTCTTGCAGGGAACAGGGGTATTCAAATCAATGGTAAACTCGTTGTTCATGAGTATTACCCCTAGGACCGCTGGCTATACCAGTGTTGATGTTGCCAAACTGGAACCGTCTACTCTTTTGGTATTGACAGTCTTAATGTTTATCGGGGCTTCGCCCGTCAGTACCGGCGGTGGTATAAAGACCGCGACCATGGCGGTGCTGGTTATGGCGGTGTATTCCCGGTTACGGGGGAGGTTTGATACAGAAGCTTTCGGGCGCCGTATCGACAGCGAGATAGTCTACCGGGCTTTAACCGTAGCTGTACTTTCAGCATTGTTGGTTGGAATTGGGATTATTGTTCTAAGCCTGGTTTGTCAGGTAGACATTATGAAACTTATATTTGAAGCGGTTTCTGCTTTCGGTACAGTAGGGCTTTCTACCGGTATAACCCCTCAGCTGAACACCGGATCCAAGGTAATACTAATTGTTCTGATGTTTGCCGGCAGGCTGGGGCCCTTGACCTTGGCATTTAGCCTACTGCAGCAAGAAAGGAAAGAAACCGCGAGATACCCGCGCGGCAACGTGATTATAGGTTAG
- the rplT gene encoding 50S ribosomal protein L20 has translation MPRVKGGVTTHRRHKKILKLAKGYRGAKSKLFRVAKQQVMKSGNYAYIHRRLKKRDFRKLWIARINAAARNNGISYSRMMFGLKVAGVGINRKVLADLAVNDPDAFSELAALAKKNL, from the coding sequence ATGCCAAGGGTAAAAGGTGGAGTCACTACCCACAGAAGACATAAGAAGATTCTCAAGCTAGCCAAAGGGTACCGCGGTGCCAAGTCCAAGCTGTTCAGGGTAGCGAAGCAACAGGTGATGAAGTCGGGCAATTACGCATACATTCACCGCCGGCTGAAGAAGAGGGATTTTCGCAAGCTCTGGATAGCACGCATCAACGCAGCTGCCCGGAATAACGGTATATCCTATAGCAGGATGATGTTTGGCTTGAAAGTGGCAGGAGTTGGAATTAACCGGAAGGTACTGGCCGACCTGGCTGTAAACGATCCGGACGCGTTTTCGGAACTGGCAGCTTTGGCCAAGAAGAACCTTTAG
- the rpmI gene encoding 50S ribosomal protein L35 — translation MPKMKTHRGAAKRFRKTGSGRIKRAKAFHSHLLGGKTSKRKRNLRKSTLVSKSDTKRIANLIPYK, via the coding sequence ATGCCCAAAATGAAAACACACCGGGGTGCAGCCAAGCGTTTCAGAAAGACTGGATCAGGTAGGATTAAGAGAGCCAAGGCTTTTCATAGCCATTTGCTGGGAGGGAAAACTTCCAAGAGGAAGAGGAATCTGCGCAAGTCAACTCTGGTCAGCAAAAGTGATACCAAAAGGATTGCCAACCTGATTCCTTATAAATAG
- the infC gene encoding translation initiation factor IF-3 — protein sequence MSKDWRINEEIRAREVRLIDENGEQIGIVPVKEALQRAIEKNLDLVEVAPGAKPPVCRLMDFGKFRYEQSKRDKEARKKQKVITVKEVKMRPKIDHHDFLVKAKNARRFLQNGDKVKVTIMFRGREISHAQLGQELCMRFAEELSSLASIEREPRVEGKNMIMILTPRNDTVNA from the coding sequence ATTAGCAAGGACTGGCGAATCAATGAGGAAATCCGGGCTCGAGAGGTTAGGTTGATCGATGAAAACGGGGAACAGATCGGTATAGTACCGGTGAAAGAAGCATTACAGAGAGCAATTGAGAAAAACCTTGATCTAGTAGAAGTCGCACCTGGGGCCAAGCCGCCGGTTTGTCGTTTGATGGACTTTGGAAAGTTCAGGTATGAGCAGAGTAAACGGGATAAGGAAGCGCGTAAAAAGCAAAAAGTAATAACGGTCAAGGAAGTTAAGATGCGTCCGAAAATCGATCATCACGATTTCCTCGTCAAAGCTAAAAATGCCAGGCGGTTTTTGCAGAATGGAGATAAAGTTAAAGTAACGATAATGTTCCGGGGTCGGGAAATCTCGCATGCCCAGCTAGGACAAGAATTATGTATGAGGTTTGCGGAAGAACTGTCTTCTTTGGCCTCGATTGAACGCGAGCCCAGGGTTGAAGGCAAGAACATGATAATGATACTTACTCCCCGTAATGACACGGTTAATGCTTGA
- the thrS gene encoding threonine--tRNA ligase, with protein sequence MLRITLGDGKVRDYPEGTTFAQVVQDLGGRLMSEALAVRFNGKLMDLAAPIPADGRLEILTFEDEDGREVYRHSSAHVMAQAVKRLFPGTRLAIGPAIDKGFYYDFDPEQPFTPEDFDRIEQEMQSIISADYPIVRKEISREEALELFSGLGETYKVELIEGLAEGETISVYQQGEFIDLCAGPHLMSTGKIKAFKLMSLAGAYWRGDERNKMLQRIYATSFPKKSMLDDYLYKLEEAKKRDHRRLGRELGLFVVLDEGPGFPFFLPKGMIIRNELENFWRQEHVKAGYQEIKTPIILNRSLWEKSGHWEHYRENMYFTTIDEEDYAVKPMNCPGGILVYKQNLHSYRELPIRLGELGLVHRHEKSGVLHGLMRVRAFTQDDAHIFMLPSQITQEIKGVIDMVDHFYRLFGFSYHVELSTKPEKAMGSDEIWEKATGALRQALEEKGMEYKINEGDGAFYGPKIDFHLRDSLDRTWQCGTIQLDFLMPEKFDLTYVGEDGEKHRPVMIHRVIYGSLERFIGILTEHFGGAFPTWLAPVQVRIIPITERHHGYAVELEAGFREAGLRVESDLRSEKVGYKIREGQLQRIPYLLVVGDKETENKTVSVRKRKEGDLGAQPVAEFLNRIKKEIAGKVVG encoded by the coding sequence ATGTTGAGGATCACGCTCGGGGATGGAAAGGTTAGAGATTACCCGGAAGGAACGACTTTTGCTCAAGTGGTTCAGGACCTAGGTGGAAGGTTGATGAGTGAGGCTCTGGCCGTTCGGTTTAACGGGAAACTGATGGACCTCGCTGCCCCTATACCTGCGGACGGGAGGCTGGAGATACTGACTTTTGAGGATGAGGACGGGCGGGAAGTATACCGCCACTCGAGTGCTCACGTTATGGCCCAGGCGGTGAAGCGGTTGTTTCCCGGCACGCGACTGGCGATAGGCCCGGCTATAGACAAGGGTTTTTATTACGATTTTGATCCGGAACAGCCGTTTACTCCTGAGGATTTTGATCGTATTGAGCAAGAGATGCAGAGTATTATCTCCGCCGATTACCCGATCGTGAGAAAGGAAATTTCCCGTGAAGAAGCGCTCGAGCTTTTCTCTGGTTTGGGTGAAACGTATAAGGTGGAACTGATCGAGGGACTGGCAGAAGGGGAGACCATCAGCGTTTACCAGCAGGGAGAGTTTATCGACCTCTGCGCCGGCCCTCACCTGATGTCCACCGGCAAGATCAAAGCCTTCAAGCTGATGAGTTTGGCTGGGGCTTACTGGCGCGGGGATGAACGGAACAAGATGCTGCAGAGGATCTACGCCACCTCTTTTCCTAAGAAATCTATGCTCGATGATTACCTGTATAAATTAGAAGAAGCCAAGAAGCGGGACCATCGCCGTTTAGGGCGAGAGCTAGGTCTATTCGTGGTTCTGGATGAAGGGCCGGGGTTCCCTTTCTTCTTACCCAAGGGAATGATAATCAGGAATGAACTGGAGAATTTCTGGAGACAGGAACATGTTAAGGCCGGCTACCAGGAGATCAAAACCCCGATAATCCTCAACCGTTCTTTGTGGGAGAAATCCGGACACTGGGAGCACTACCGCGAAAACATGTACTTTACCACCATCGACGAAGAAGATTACGCGGTAAAGCCCATGAACTGTCCGGGGGGGATACTGGTTTACAAACAGAACCTACACAGTTACCGGGAGTTGCCTATACGTCTGGGCGAATTAGGCTTGGTACACCGTCACGAGAAATCAGGGGTACTGCACGGGTTGATGAGGGTCAGGGCTTTTACCCAAGACGACGCCCATATTTTCATGCTACCTTCGCAGATAACCCAAGAAATCAAAGGCGTCATCGACATGGTTGATCATTTTTACCGTCTGTTTGGCTTCAGCTACCATGTTGAGCTGTCGACCAAACCGGAGAAGGCGATGGGATCCGACGAAATCTGGGAAAAGGCGACCGGCGCGTTGCGGCAGGCATTGGAAGAGAAGGGGATGGAGTACAAGATCAATGAGGGCGACGGCGCTTTCTACGGCCCCAAGATCGATTTTCACCTGCGGGACTCGTTAGACCGGACCTGGCAGTGTGGGACCATCCAGCTTGATTTTCTTATGCCGGAGAAATTCGACCTAACCTATGTCGGTGAAGACGGTGAAAAACACCGCCCGGTTATGATACACCGGGTTATTTACGGCAGCTTGGAAAGGTTCATCGGAATACTTACCGAGCACTTCGGTGGCGCCTTTCCTACTTGGCTGGCTCCGGTGCAGGTACGCATAATTCCGATAACCGAGCGGCATCACGGGTACGCTGTGGAACTGGAAGCCGGTTTCCGGGAAGCTGGGCTCAGGGTAGAGAGCGATCTCAGGAGCGAGAAGGTGGGTTACAAGATTCGGGAAGGGCAATTGCAGCGTATACCGTACCTCTTGGTAGTGGGAGACAAGGAGACGGAAAACAAGACGGTCTCGGTTCGCAAGCGCAAGGAGGGTGACCTCGGGGCGCAACCGGTTGCCGAGTTCTTGAATCGGATAAAGAAAGAGATCGCAGGAAAAGTAGTAGGGTAG
- a CDS encoding SPFH domain-containing protein, with the protein MEVISWILLIFVLVILFRSIKIIRQSTVGIIERLGKFHGKAEQGINIVIPFIDRFRAIVDLREQVVDFPPQPVITRDNVTMQIDTVVYYQVTDPFRYVYEIANPIAAIENLTATTLRNIVGELELDHTLTSRDIVNTKLRQVLDEATDKWGIKVNRVELKNILPPADIQQAMEKQMRAEREKREAILRAEGQKTAAILTAEGEKQATILQAEAKREAAIREAEGIKESTILKAEGEAQAILKVQQAFADSLKMIKEAGADEKVLALKSLETLKELGYGNATKIIIPSELSGLGGVFAALKETVSKDCGPSSA; encoded by the coding sequence ATGGAAGTTATTTCCTGGATTCTACTAATATTTGTTCTGGTCATCCTGTTCAGGTCGATCAAGATCATCAGACAGTCGACGGTAGGGATCATCGAAAGACTGGGGAAGTTTCATGGTAAGGCCGAACAAGGCATAAATATCGTGATACCCTTTATTGACCGGTTCCGGGCCATCGTAGACCTGCGCGAACAGGTCGTGGATTTTCCTCCCCAACCGGTGATAACCCGAGACAATGTGACTATGCAGATTGACACGGTGGTGTACTATCAAGTTACCGACCCATTTCGCTATGTGTATGAGATTGCAAACCCGATAGCGGCTATCGAGAATTTGACGGCTACTACCCTCCGCAACATCGTGGGCGAGTTGGAATTAGACCATACCCTCACTTCACGGGACATCGTGAATACGAAGTTGCGTCAGGTATTGGACGAAGCAACCGACAAATGGGGGATTAAGGTCAACCGGGTTGAGCTGAAAAACATTCTGCCTCCGGCCGACATACAGCAGGCGATGGAGAAACAGATGCGGGCGGAGCGCGAAAAAAGGGAAGCTATCTTAAGGGCTGAAGGGCAAAAGACTGCGGCTATCCTTACCGCGGAAGGGGAAAAACAGGCAACCATCCTCCAGGCTGAAGCCAAGAGAGAAGCTGCTATTCGGGAAGCGGAGGGAATCAAGGAATCTACGATTCTAAAGGCTGAAGGGGAAGCCCAGGCTATTCTGAAGGTTCAGCAGGCCTTCGCTGACAGCTTGAAAATGATTAAAGAAGCGGGGGCGGACGAGAAGGTTCTCGCTTTGAAATCTCTGGAGACCTTGAAAGAACTCGGTTACGGTAATGCTACCAAGATCATCATTCCTAGCGAGCTTTCAGGGCTGGGTGGGGTTTTTGCGGCTTTAAAGGAAACCGTGAGCAAAGATTGCGGTCCTTCCTCAGCCTAA
- a CDS encoding NfeD family protein has translation MSHVVWMVIALACGIVEILTVGFWFLWLALAALLVALFTWVGLTKSLAAQLAVFAGFTVFFTVFTRPLAMKFFETRDVRSNVDSLIGKRAVVIKAISPRETGQVKVYGDVWTAVADQDIPEGVPVIIRSVEGVKVRVQPADQ, from the coding sequence GTGAGCCATGTGGTCTGGATGGTCATAGCTTTGGCGTGTGGAATCGTCGAAATACTAACAGTCGGGTTTTGGTTCTTGTGGCTGGCTTTGGCTGCGCTTTTGGTGGCTTTGTTCACCTGGGTTGGCCTGACTAAATCGCTGGCGGCACAGCTGGCCGTTTTCGCAGGATTTACCGTCTTTTTTACGGTTTTCACCAGGCCTTTGGCGATGAAGTTTTTTGAAACCAGGGACGTGAGGAGTAACGTGGATTCGCTTATCGGCAAACGAGCGGTTGTCATCAAAGCTATCTCTCCGCGAGAAACGGGTCAGGTCAAGGTCTACGGCGACGTGTGGACGGCTGTAGCCGACCAGGACATTCCTGAAGGTGTGCCTGTAATTATTCGTTCGGTGGAAGGAGTCAAGGTAAGGGTCCAACCCGCAGACCAGTAA
- the ytxC gene encoding putative sporulation protein YtxC, producing MTYRMRIASSIAINSLERELHHNFNWLKERGCSIETRYEQQDRYHCLLVTLHYPRKGVLFREEDFVYIFKYQLAEIVAEHIISLWEEELVKRRLDKTYRGLLPEERSLILEKALSFMRCCDDSESLSLLMRFGRKSRIAHRVLDHLLEHDMLILDGFVSFYLRDYLKEIQFAVDLAWEEVNNEKKYNEFVKLLRYFVDSQPSRVLEVNLMMTGAGGFSMWDESGNSLDETYVRGCLEEIFTDDISTDDVLVSVLITLAPRRVVLHGSSGKLPCNESIKIIKKVFKEKIVTCTGCDRCRESLIKKGDV from the coding sequence ATGACTTACAGGATGCGAATAGCCAGTAGTATAGCAATTAATAGTCTTGAACGAGAATTGCACCATAATTTCAACTGGCTTAAAGAAAGGGGTTGTTCGATAGAGACCAGGTACGAGCAGCAGGACAGGTATCACTGTTTGCTGGTGACCCTGCATTATCCACGGAAAGGGGTTTTATTTCGAGAAGAGGACTTCGTGTACATTTTTAAGTACCAGTTGGCTGAGATTGTGGCGGAACATATCATCAGTTTGTGGGAAGAAGAGTTGGTTAAACGCAGGCTGGACAAAACGTACCGAGGCCTTTTGCCGGAAGAAAGGTCGTTGATTCTGGAAAAGGCCCTTAGTTTCATGAGATGTTGCGATGACAGCGAGAGCCTGAGTCTTTTGATGCGGTTTGGCCGTAAGAGCAGGATAGCTCACCGGGTCCTTGATCACCTCTTAGAGCATGACATGCTCATTTTGGACGGTTTTGTAAGCTTTTACTTAAGGGATTACTTGAAGGAAATACAGTTTGCAGTTGACTTGGCATGGGAGGAAGTGAACAACGAGAAGAAATATAACGAATTTGTCAAGTTACTGCGCTATTTTGTCGACTCGCAGCCATCCCGCGTGCTGGAAGTAAATTTAATGATGACAGGTGCGGGGGGGTTCTCGATGTGGGATGAAAGTGGAAATTCCTTAGACGAAACCTATGTGCGGGGATGTCTGGAGGAAATATTCACTGACGATATAAGCACTGACGACGTGTTGGTGAGCGTGTTGATAACGTTAGCACCCCGCCGGGTTGTCTTGCATGGAAGCAGTGGAAAGCTGCCTTGCAATGAGTCGATAAAGATCATAAAGAAGGTCTTCAAGGAGAAAATCGTTACCTGTACCGGATGCGATCGTTGCCGCGAAAGCTTGATCAAGAAAGGCGACGTTTAA
- a CDS encoding polysaccharide deacetylase family protein has translation MSKTSQVILQVIVTLAAMITTGVWLKENIWAYPADNIYSGQNLFVLRYWFDSRVIHHVHTKEKLVALTFDDGPDPRYTPQVLDILKQHRVHATFFVVGESVQRHPDIVKRELQEGHEIENHSYTHPDLGKKNGAEILKELETTQKVIEITAGSAPRYFRPPRGLFNTQVVEIAQRLGMKTVLWDIGVEHRAFRDPRDMAYRVVGKAHPGIIILAHDGRLDRSLTVKALPILINEYQKMGYRFVTLTELLASAETSP, from the coding sequence GTGAGCAAGACGAGCCAGGTCATATTACAGGTGATTGTTACCTTGGCTGCGATGATCACAACCGGGGTCTGGCTGAAGGAGAACATATGGGCCTATCCCGCCGACAACATCTATTCCGGGCAAAACCTGTTCGTTCTCAGGTACTGGTTCGACTCTCGGGTGATACATCACGTTCACACCAAGGAAAAGTTGGTAGCTTTAACCTTCGATGACGGGCCGGATCCTCGCTATACTCCTCAAGTGTTAGACATATTAAAACAACACCGCGTACACGCTACTTTTTTTGTGGTAGGCGAGTCGGTCCAAAGGCATCCTGATATAGTAAAGAGGGAGTTACAAGAGGGACATGAGATAGAGAATCACAGCTATACTCACCCGGATTTGGGTAAAAAGAACGGGGCGGAGATATTGAAGGAGCTGGAGACTACCCAGAAAGTCATCGAAATTACGGCTGGAAGCGCTCCCCGATACTTCCGGCCACCCCGAGGCTTATTCAATACCCAGGTTGTGGAAATTGCGCAGAGGCTGGGGATGAAAACCGTTCTATGGGACATAGGAGTGGAACACCGCGCTTTTAGGGATCCCAGGGACATGGCCTATAGGGTAGTAGGGAAGGCTCATCCTGGAATAATCATTCTTGCCCACGATGGCCGGCTTGACCGGAGTTTGACAGTAAAGGCTTTGCCTATACTGATAAATGAATACCAAAAAATGGGTTACAGGTTTGTAACTTTAACCGAGCTTTTAGCTTCTGCCGAGACATCACCGTGA